From Brassica oleracea var. oleracea cultivar TO1000 chromosome C3, BOL, whole genome shotgun sequence, a single genomic window includes:
- the LOC106330944 gene encoding glutathione S-transferase T3-like, producing the protein MDSRNPLNPYSESPSYSYLLHSQNFQYGSYPSTQYPSEIPPYSSQQPDGPPEREDPAVASKERRQWTVDDEVVISAWLNTSKDAMVGNEQKSGTFWKRVAEYYESTPHAKESGEPREWLHIKQRWQKINDITNKFCGAYSAAERQITSGQSKTDV; encoded by the exons ATGGATTCAAGGAATCCATTGAATCCCTATAGTGAGTCCCCTAGTTATAGCTATCTTCTCCATAGCCAAAACTTTCAGTATGGAAGTTATCCTTCTACTCAGTATCCATCCGAGATACCTCCTTATAGTTCACAACAACCTGACGGTCCACCTGAACGTGAAGACCCAGCAGTTGCCTCTAAGGAGAGAAGGCAATGGACAGTTGATGACGAGGTCGTCATAAGTGCTTGGCTCAACACATCTAAGGATGCAATGGTTGGGAATGAACAAAAATCAGGGACGTTCTGGAAACGTGTTGCTGAGTACTATGAATCTACTCCACATGCTAAAGAGAGTGGTGAACCAAGAGAGTGGCTCCATATTAAGCAGAGGTGGCAGAAGATTAATGACATCACCAACAAATTTTGCGGTGCTTACTCGGCAGCGGAGAGACAGATAACTTCTGGTCAGAGCAAGACTGAC GTTTAA
- the LOC106332539 gene encoding uncharacterized protein LOC106332539, giving the protein MGRYSYSQPSDSSHYGGDQADSGYNETEELIGRDQAELELKYPEPSQYPTQYPPQPEVEFGFPQVCYCGDAPILATSKNDPGRRVYTCKNVDDGDCHVWKFWDVAVMEEMRVRDKHILQLEEKVDNLTLMSNFESEEKVVRLENLVSDLAKKSFTLKIEFEVCVGVMLFVLVVLMLLTLMRLCTNVLYCYELYELQMCCLHS; this is encoded by the exons ATGGGCCGATATAGTTACAGCCAGCCTTCAGATTCATCACACTATGGTGGGGATCAAGCTGATAGTGGGTACAACGAGACAGAAGAGCTTATTGGTCGTGACCAAGCTGAGTTGGAGTTGAAGTATCCTGAGCCGTCTCAGTACCCTACGCAGTATCCTCCACAACCTGAGGTGGAGTTTGGATTCCCCCAGGTTTGCTATTGTGGTGATGCACCAATTCTAGCTACATCAAAAAACGATCCGGGGAGGAGGGTATACACCTGCAAGAATGTGGATGATGGCGATTGCCATGTCTGGAAGTTTTGGGACGTCGCGGTGATGGAGGAGATGAGGGTGAGGGATAAACACATTCTGCAGTTGGAGGAAAAGGTAGATAACCTTACCTTAATGAGTAACTTTGAGTCTGAGGAAAAGGTGGTTAGGCTAGAGAACTTAGTTTCTGACTTGGCAAAGAAGTCGTTTACTTTAAAAATTGAGTTTGAAGTTTGTGTTGGTGTCATGCTCTTTGTCTTAGTCGTACTAATGTTGTTAACCCTTATGAGACTATGTACTAATGTGTTGTATTGTTATGAACTTTATGAATTACAAATGTGTTG CCTCCATAGTTAA